GTCGGCCGGCTCGGTCATGCGGTCGGCCAGATGCGGCACCGGATCGACGCCGCCGCCGATGCGGTCGGCCATCGCGCACGCTTGCGAACAAAACGGCGGTTGATTCGCTACGCGGCGATCGTCGCTGTCCGAACTCACCCAGAACCGCCAGACCGGCAGATGCCGTAGGGCCGCGAGCCATACGCCGCGGTAGCCGTAGTCGCAGCCGGCAAGCCGGCGCATGTACCGCACGGCGCCGTAGCGGTTAAACTCGCGCCAGCGATTGCTCGGGTTCGCTTCGAACACGTCGATGGCGCCGGGAAAGCGTTCGATCTGGCTTTCCAGCGTCACCGCGCGGCCTCCCTTCAGCTCGCGGACCTCGCAGCAGAAGAGATCGTTCCCCCACCACACGGCCCGCGCAGCGTGCGTGTAGTCGCTGCGACCGGCGACCGAGATCAATCGCGAGACCAGACCGCTGCCGCGAAAGAGCAGCAGATCGCCGTCTTTGATCTCCCGCTGCACGTCGCTGAGATTGACGTGACACCGCATAGCCTCCCCCTTCCGCCAGTGACGCGAGCGCACAAAAAAAGCCCGCCGCCGACCCTCGGAAGGATCAGCGGCGGGCTTTTGCGGATGGCCGATGTGGCCCCCGCTCGATACCGTTTGCTTGTGCGTGTGACTCTAGCGGAGTGGGTGGCCCAGTTTCAACAAGAAAATTTTTAGATTGTCGGTAGTCCGTTGGCAGTCGTCAGTTGCGTTCGCGAGCGGCACGATTCTAGCCCCTGGCTCTGCCAGGGCGTCGGTAGACACATCGCGCAACGTTGCCCACTTGAATGGCGACTCACCCCCGGGCGGAGCCCGGGGCTAGGGATGCGAGCAGCCCCGCTCGACTACCGCACCGTCGCGCCGCCGCGGTTGGCCATGCGGCCGTTGTAGTCGAGTTCATACGCATTGAACTCGGCCCATACCGGGAAGTGATCAGACACGGTCTCTGCTTCGTCTTGCGAAAGATTCAACGGTTGGCCGGCGAAGTTGTAGACGCCCGACCGGCCGGCGTACTCCGACGTCGAGGCCGTGTGGATCACCAGGTTGTCGTAGAGGGCATTCTGTCGCACGTTGGTAAAAACATTGCCGCCCAATAAACACATCAGACCGGGGATCATCCCGAGCCGCGTTTGCGACATTTTGCGATCGCTCGCGTTGAAGTCGCCCAGCATGATGACGTCGTCTTCGCCATTGCTACTGCGGCGGACAACGCGATAGACCTCGGCCAGCACGTCGAGCTCTTGGCTCAGAGCTGGATCTTTGGGCACGGTGTGGACGTTCACCAGAATGAACGTGAACGCCACGTTTGGATCGACGTTCGTCCGGAAGCTCGCCACATGCGGCTCACGACTCAGCAGGTTGTTCGGGTCGCCGACGGTGTAGACGCTTGAGCGGTCGATGACGATCGTCTTCGTGTTAAAGACGTAGGCGTACTGTTCTTTCTGATCGCTGTTGCCGAGCCGCTCGCTGACGACATAGTCGTACTGGGCCCCTGCTTGATTGACGTAGCTGACGAAGTCCTGCATGTGCCGCGTGTTCTGCGTGCTGATCTCTTGGATCGCGACGACGTCGAACTTGCGGACGACGTCGGCGAGCAGGGCGACGACGCGCCGTTCGCTCATCTTCTTATCGCCGAAGTCACGAATATTGAACGATGCGATCTTGATCGTTAGCCCATCCTGCCCCTGCGGCGCGGCGCCGCCGATTGTGACCGGCATGTTGGCGATCGTCGCCTGCGGCGTCTGCGCGGTTTGCGGCGTCGTGTTCCACGCGTTCGCCGCTGGAGTGCTGGCCGTCGGTTGAGCAGACTGCGCGTTCGGATCAGCCCCCAGTTGATCGAGGGCGCCGCCGCCGATGGCCATCCAAATACCGCCGCCCATGGCGATGAGCGTGGCGAATGATAATAGTTTTTGCACGGCCCGCTCCTTGGGCGCGAATGAGTTCGATCAATCCGTTTTGAACGCCTACGCTGCTCGTTGATGGCGCAGCGTCGCCCGACGACGGCCGAACGTCGAGCGCGCGAGGCGACGGGGCCGTTGGGGCGAGAGGCGGCGGGAGAGTACCCGACGCGGGCGATTGGGGCGAGAGAAGTTGGGTAAGCAAGTGGGCAGATTCTGCCAGCTTGCGTCCCTAGCCCCGGGCTCTGCCCGGGGGTCGGCGTGAAGCAGGGGCAACCTTCCAGCGCGTGGTGCGTCACCCCCGGGCGGAGCCCGGGGCTAGGGGTGCGATGCTAGCTTTGCAAGATGGCCTAGCTCCGGCACGATGAGCCGCTCCATCGCTAGCCGCACCGCCGCGGTCGAGCCTGGCATCAAGAAGACCGCCACGTTGCCGATCATCCCGCCGCACGCGCGGCTGAGCATCGCCGCGGGGCCGATCTCCTGGTAGCTGAGCATGCGGAAGAGTTCGCCGAAGCCAGGCAGCTCTTTCGTGAGTAGCCCAGCCACTGCTTCGGGGGTTTGATCGCGCGGGGCAATGCCGGTGCCGCCGGTAAGCAAGATCGCCGCCACTTGGCCGCAGTCGACGAACTCGCGGACCGCCGCGGCAACTGCCGTGGGCTCGTCGGGGACGATTCGCCGCCCAGCGACTGCATGCCCCGCCGCCGTCAACAGTTCGGCAATGAGATCACCGCTCCGGTCGTCGGCCGCGGTGCGGGTATCGCTTACCGTGATGACGCCGCAGGCGATCGGAGCGGCCCCGGCGGCGCGGTGTTCCTCGGCGGAAGGGCTGTCGTAGCGGCTCATGACGGGTTGCACCGATTTCGCGGGTCGCAGGGCTGGGGGCCGCGGCATTTGCGTGACTTCCGCGCCGCGGCCTCAGTATAATGGAAGTTGCTCCGCCCGGGACCGCCCCGCAGGTTCATCCACGGAGCACAGGAACAAGAGAATGCGTCGCCAATTCATTGCCCTCGGGCTTGTCGCCTGCTCGCTGCCCGCGCCCGCACTGCGCGCCGATCGCTTTGAACTCAAAGACGGCGGCGAAATCTCCGGCGAGGCGCTCGAGCGGAACGAAGCAGGCAACTATCTCATTCGCACCAGCGACGGCGCCGAAATTTCGCTCACGCGACAATCGATTCAGCGGATTGTGCAGCAAGACGCCGACTCTGCTGAGTACCAGAAGCGGAGCCGCGCAATCCAAGACACGCCCGCAGCGCACCGCGAGTTGGCCGAATGGTGCCGCACGAAGAAGATGCTCGCCGACGCCGATCATCACCTCGCCCGCGCGGCGGAACTCGACCCGAACGACGAAGCGTCGCGGCGCAGCCTTGGTTTCCAGCGCGTCGGCAATCGCTGGCTCACAGCCGACCAGTTGATGACCGAGCGGGGGATGGTCTTCTTCGACGGCAAATATCGCACGAAGCAAGACGTCGCCGTGCGAGAACGCAACAAGGGTCAAGACTCGGTCAACGTCGACTGGTTCTTGACGCTGCGTAAATGGCGGGGCTTCATGGACAATCGCCGTGAAGATCGCGTTCGCGAAGGCGAAGCGCAGATCATGGCGATCAGCGACCCGCAAGCGGCGCCGGCGATCATCCGCGTGATGAAAGACGAGCCAGAAGATGCTGTGTTCGAGATGCTGCTGCGGGTGTTGTCACAACTCGACCATCCTGCCGCGCTGCAACAGCTCGTCGCGTATACGCTCGATCCCGATACTGAACCGGAAATTCGCGCGCAATGCCGCGATTACCTCTCACGCTGGCCGCGACCGGTGCCGATCGTACCGTACGTCGATGCGCTCAAGAGCAAGGACAACAAGGTGGTCAACTTGGCCGGCGTCGCGCTTGGCCACCTCAACGACCCAGCGGCGCTTAGCCCGCTGATAGATGCACTTGTGACGACGCATAAAGTGGTCGAGGGGAGCGCCGAGGCGCCGGGCGGAGCGCAAAAGTTCAGCGTCGGCCCCGGCGGCGGGCTGAGCATGGGAGGCGACGCGCCGAAGGTTTACAACGTCGACTTCAACAACGAGCGCGTCCTGCAGGCGCTGCTCAAGCTCTCGGGCAACCAAAAGTTCGAATACGACAAACCCGCCTGGCGAGCCTGGTACGTCGACATGCAAATGCGGCAGCACGTGAACGCTCGCCGCGATCAGTAAGCTGCGCGCAGGTTCTGAATGGAACCGCCGATGAACGCAGATGAACGCGGATAATTCTATTCGCGAAGATTCGCGTGATTCGCGGTTCTATCTTGCACAGAATACGGCACCGCTAATGGACGCTGATCGAACGCTAACAAGAATTAATTGCTTTTCTATTAGCGTCTCATCAGCGTTCATTAGCGGTTTAAAAACGCATTGACCGCGAATCTCGCGAATGGTGATGGAGAGTAGGCAGCGGGCGGTAGCGACTTCTACCCGCGTTTATCTGCGTCCATCAGCGGTTACTTCTTCTGCGAACCGCTCCACAGCAGCACGACTTTGTCCTCGTCGTTGATTCTCGCGAGCCACTCGCCGTCGCGCGTCGCGTAGAAGCGGTCGTTTGCCGACGGCTTATGATTCCGCCAGCGGTGGGGCATGTTCTCCCAGAACTGTTTCGTTGCGACGGCCGACGCTTCGCTCGCCGCAGCCTCGTCGAGCGGCGATAGCGTCGTCGTCACATACTCCACTGCAGTCGGCGTCGCCTTCATCCGCAAGAACCAGCCGTCGGCGAGCGGCGTCAATTCGATCGTTTCCAGGTCTTCGTCGGTCAGCGGCGAGCCATCGAACGACGCGGTCAGCAGGGCCGGCCACTCGGTTCGTTCCGTCACGAGCGGCTGATCGCCCTGCCCTGCGACCCGCCAGCCGTAGATCCCGAAAATCAACGGGAAGAGGCCGATCGCAATCGCCGCGGCGAGAATCAGGCCCAAGTTCGCCTTCGGCGCTTGCTCCGCAGAGCGCTCGGGCAGTTCAAGTTGAGTGTCGTCGTTCATCGCCATGCGTCTCGTCTGCTTACCGGCTCGGCGCCAGGCGGGCGCGGCGCCGTTGCTCCCACCAGCTTTCGCTCACCATCGTCGCCGCGATGCGGTCGTCGAGGTTCGGCCGATAGATTGTGAGCAACAAGAGCGGCAGATACCAGGCGACGTACATTCCGCCGCCGTGGGCGTGCCAGAACTGGACGCCGACCATCAGTGCGGCGGTGCAAGAAATCAGCACGCCGAGATTCTTCCGCCCCGGCCACGCGGCGAAGCTGATCGACAACGCAATGAACGCGATGAGAATCGGAATCCGGTACGCCGGATCCCAGAACCGCCAGATTCCTTGCAAGTGAGCGAGCCGCGGCCAACGGATGCCGAACATTTGCATCAGCTGCGCCAGGAACAGGTCGGGGCTGCCGGCCGTGAACGCCATCGTGATGATCAGCACGCCGATCGCGATGAAGAACCCGCCGAGGAAGCGTTTGATGCCCCGCTCCCAGTAGAAGCTGCACCAAAGCGACAGCAGGAAGAATGGATAATAGTTCGTCCCCGAGGCGAGCCCGATGAGCAGCCCCGCCACCATCGGCCGGCGATACATCACGATCGACCAGACCAGCAGCGCCGCCGGCACCGCGTGCACCGGCGTGCCGCACCAGCGAGCCGTGTAGGGAAGCATCAAGTAAATCGTCGCACAGGCAATCCCCGCGACGAGATTATCGAAATGCCATAGCCCGATCAGCACGAGGCCGACGACGATCAGCACGTGCGAGGAGATCGCCACGACGCGGGTCGTGATCTCGCCAATCCGCAGCTGCCGCTGCTCCTTCTCCGCCGTCGTCTCGGGAGGCGCATCCTCGGACTGCACGATGACAGTTTGCGTCGAGACCCGCGGCAGCAGGTAAATCAGCCAGTAGCCAGGGCCCTCGGTGTCGAAGGTGTCGGCGGAGCTGTCGTCTCCCTCGGCTTGCTGCGTTTTGGCTTTCAGCTCGGCCGCGGGCAGCGCGTGCGTCATGTCGTTCGGCGCCACGCGCCCGGTGACGACGTTCGCCATCAGAAAGAACAGAATCGAACTCGCCAGGAACGTTAAGCCGGAGGCGTTGATGTTCGGATCGAGCAACGGCCGCCGCGTCATCGCGGGGTCGATCAACAGCCGAATGAGAAACAGAATCCCCACGGCAAACAGCCACTGAAACCCCAACTGCTGGATCTCGAGGGCATTCTCGCTAATTCCGTCGGCATCGTAGCTGTACTGCACCAGCAGTAGCCCCGGCGCCAGCGCGATCAGCAAGAACAGGTCGACGTTGCGGATGCTGAAGACGCGGTTGAACTTGAAAAAGAGCGCGAGCATCAAGAACGACGAGAAGTAGGCCCAGCTGGTGGGACTGACCCGCTCGTAGTGAAACAGGATGTCGCTCATGCGATCTACAAGCGCTGAGAAGACGGCGGGAAGTGGACTCGTCGCGGCCCGTGGGCCGCCGGTCTAGAATACGCGCATTGACGCAAAGTGCAACCCGGTTATGGAGTTGCGACTACAGTCGCAGGTCCGCCGTGTCGTCAT
This sequence is a window from Lacipirellula parvula. Protein-coding genes within it:
- a CDS encoding HEAT repeat domain-containing protein, whose protein sequence is MRRQFIALGLVACSLPAPALRADRFELKDGGEISGEALERNEAGNYLIRTSDGAEISLTRQSIQRIVQQDADSAEYQKRSRAIQDTPAAHRELAEWCRTKKMLADADHHLARAAELDPNDEASRRSLGFQRVGNRWLTADQLMTERGMVFFDGKYRTKQDVAVRERNKGQDSVNVDWFLTLRKWRGFMDNRREDRVREGEAQIMAISDPQAAPAIIRVMKDEPEDAVFEMLLRVLSQLDHPAALQQLVAYTLDPDTEPEIRAQCRDYLSRWPRPVPIVPYVDALKSKDNKVVNLAGVALGHLNDPAALSPLIDALVTTHKVVEGSAEAPGGAQKFSVGPGGGLSMGGDAPKVYNVDFNNERVLQALLKLSGNQKFEYDKPAWRAWYVDMQMRQHVNARRDQ
- a CDS encoding MogA/MoaB family molybdenum cofactor biosynthesis protein, with the translated sequence MSRYDSPSAEEHRAAGAAPIACGVITVSDTRTAADDRSGDLIAELLTAAGHAVAGRRIVPDEPTAVAAAVREFVDCGQVAAILLTGGTGIAPRDQTPEAVAGLLTKELPGFGELFRMLSYQEIGPAAMLSRACGGMIGNVAVFLMPGSTAAVRLAMERLIVPELGHLAKLASHP
- a CDS encoding endonuclease/exonuclease/phosphatase family protein, which produces MQKLLSFATLIAMGGGIWMAIGGGALDQLGADPNAQSAQPTASTPAANAWNTTPQTAQTPQATIANMPVTIGGAAPQGQDGLTIKIASFNIRDFGDKKMSERRVVALLADVVRKFDVVAIQEISTQNTRHMQDFVSYVNQAGAQYDYVVSERLGNSDQKEQYAYVFNTKTIVIDRSSVYTVGDPNNLLSREPHVASFRTNVDPNVAFTFILVNVHTVPKDPALSQELDVLAEVYRVVRRSSNGEDDVIMLGDFNASDRKMSQTRLGMIPGLMCLLGGNVFTNVRQNALYDNLVIHTASTSEYAGRSGVYNFAGQPLNLSQDEAETVSDHFPVWAEFNAYELDYNGRMANRGGATVR